Within the Achromobacter spanius genome, the region CGCTATGGCGGCGCCTGGCGACCGACATGTGCACGTTCGTGTCGTCCGGCTATCAGGCCCGCAGCGACGATGGCGGCGAAGGGCCGGCGCCCACGGTCGACTACGGGCCCGACCTGCTTCTGCCCGCGCTGTGGTCGGGTTGCGAAGCTCGCGGCCTGTCGCCGTCGCTGGTGGTGCGCCTGCTGTCGCAAAAGCCCGCCGAACATTTCTTGCTGGACGATCGCAAGGGGTCTTTTGATATCGGTAAGGACGCGGACTTCGTGGTGCTGGCACCCGGGCGTTCGGCCACGCAGCAAAGCGAGACCTTTGGCCGGCCCTATACCGTGCACGTGTTTGGAACGTGGCGGCGCGGGGAACTGGTGTATGACGGCAGCCGCGTGCAGGGCGAGCCGGGCACGGGCCGCTACCTTCGGCCGCGCGCCGTGGCCCGCGAAGACCACGGCGCCATGATGATGTGATGGGGGGGATGGCTAGCCGATGCCGAACTGACGCGCGTGGCGCATCAGTTCGGCGGGTCCCGCTGTTCCATGACGTAACCCAGGCCCCACACGGTATGCAGCAGGCGCGTGCTGAAGGGGTCGTCCATCTTCATGCGCAGCCTGCGCACGGCGACGTCGATGGCGTTGGTGCCACGGTCGAAGTTGATGCCCCAGACATGCGAGGCCAGGTTCATGCGGGATTGCACTTCGCCGTGCTTGCGCATCAACCGTTCAAGCAGTGCGAATTCAATCGCGGTGAGTCGGATGCGCTGACCTTCGCGCAAGGCCTTGCGGCTTAGCAATTGAAGTTCAAGATCGCCCACGCGCAAGACATGCTGCGCGCCCGCATCGTCGTTGGGCGAGGACCGTCGGCTGATGGCCTTCATCCGCGCGACGAGCTCGCATGTGGCGTAGGGTTTGGCCAGGTAGTCGTCCGCGCCTTCGCTCAAGCCTTGAACGCGGGCTTGCAGTTCGTCGCGGGCGGAGACGATCAGCACGGGCACATTGCTTTCCTTGCGCAGTTCCCGCAGCACGGTGAAACCGTCCATGACCGGTAGCTGCACATCCAGCAGGATCAGGTCGTAGGGAAACGTCTTCGCGATGCGAAGGCCGCTTACGCCGTCGGTGGCAATGTGGACGATTTGGCCTTGCTCGGCAAGCGTGTGGCTCAGTGCTTCGGCCGAGATCTTGTCATTGTCGATTACGAGGACTTTCATGGGTTACTGCATCGAATGGATGCCGTTGGCTTGCGGGCCGCGCCAAGGCGCGATTTGCAAAGCTGACGGCGTTCCTCACACGGACTGGCGCAACGAAATGCAGCGGTAAGGCGTGCACGCCAGGCGACCCGTCATGCTGACGGCTAATAACGCTCTTGTGAATTGGAAGAGTCTTAAAAGTGCCCCGGCCGGCAGGCCGGCCGGGGTAAAGTTGCTGCGAACGGTGCGCCAGATCGGGGGGGGGAAGGCGGCAACACCGTTTTTGCTGCGACGACTGCAACTTCTAACAACAACCAGATAGTTCACGACGTTTGCTTTCAGAGGCTGTGGCGGCTCCGATCGCTTGGCCGAGATTCGCAGCGTAATGATTGTGAGGGGGCTGCGAATGACTCCAATGTAGAGCGCCCCTTCGTCAGCCGTTCGCATGAGAACCGCTGCTTGCAACGGCGATTTGAGCCGTTTCAATTGGCCGTGATACGGTCCGTCAAGATAGGAATTTGGTCTGATATTTAGCGTGGTTCGCACAAGCCGCGCGAAACCGCCCCATGGGCGCGAAAGGCTTGCAGGCAATTGACCGAGCAAGGGCCGGGGCGGGGGCTATCTCTGCCGATTCAATGCCAAGTGAAACGGGCGGTGCAGCCTCGTTGGCCGCACCGCCCGTGGTGGAAGTGGGGGAGTATCAGCGGATCAGGCTGAGGAATTCGGCCCGCGTCGACGGGTTGTCGTGAAACTCGCCCAACATGACCGAGGTCACCATGGACGAATTCTGCTTTTCCACGCCGCGCATCATCATGCACATGTGCTGGGCTTCGATCACCACCGCCACACCGGCCGCGCCGGTCACGCTTTGCACGGCTTCGGCCACCTGGCGGCTCAGGTTTTCCTGGATTTGCAGGCGGCGTGCATACATTTCCACAATGCGTGCCACCTTGGACAGGCCCAGCACCTTGCCGGCCGGCAGATAGGCCACATGCGCCTTGCCGATGAAGGGCAGCATGTGGTGCTCGCACAGCGAATACAGCTCGATGTTCTTCACCAGCACAATTTCGCGCGTGTCGGACGTGAACAGCGCGCCGTTGACGATTTCGTCGAGGTTCTGCGTGTAGCCACGGCACAGATGACGCATGGCCTTGGCCGCGCGGGCGGGCGTATCGGCCAAGCCTTCGCGGGACGGGTCTTCCCCTAGCGCTTCGAGAATGGCGGTGTAGTTCTTTTCCAATGACATGGGGGGACTCCTGGGGCAACGCGTTCGTCGTGGCGTCGTGTCGTGCCGCGTCGGCGACGCGGGATTGCAGGCAAGTCTACCGCAGCACGGGATTGTCTACCGTGGCGCGGGATTGCCTGCGGTGGTGTGGGGATTGTCTGCCGTGACGTGGGATTGCCTGCCATAGCCGCCGCCGCTGATGGGTTCCGTGCGATAGGCGCTGGTTTTCGCGGGTCGGCGTTGCCGCACTTCACCCATCCTACGATCCACCATCCGTAGGATGGGTGAAGCGCGCCATACGCTATGCAAGAACCCCGCCAACAATCGCGCGCAACCCATCGTGCGCAGCCGCCGCTGATGGGTTCCGTGCGATAGGCGTTTGTTTTCGCGGGTCGGCGTTGCCGCACTTCACCCATCCTACGATCCACCATCCGTAGGATGGGTGAAGCGCGCCGCACGCTGTGCAAGAACCCCGCCAACAATCGCGCGCAACCCATCGTGTGCAGCCGCCGCTGATGGGTTCCGTGCGACAGGCGTTTGTTTTCGCGGGTCGGCGTTGCCGCACTTCACCCATCCTACGATCCACCATCCGTAGGATGGGTGAAGCGCGCCGCACGCTATGCAAGAACCCCGCCAACAATCGCGCGCAACCCATCGTGCGCAGCCGCCGCTGATGGGTTCCGTGCGACAGGCGCTGGTTTTCGCGGGTCGGCGTTGCCGCACTTCACCCATCCTACGATCCACCATCCGTAGATTCTATGGTTTGGCGCAAGCTTGGCTGACCATAAAGAGGTTTACATCGAAGGGTTTGCGCGATTTCCATACGCCGAAGGCGATGCGTAGGAGTTTTCTGGCGATGATGTTTAATGCCTGCGTTGAGGCCCAGCCCTTGGCTCGTAACGCTGCGTAGAGGGGTTTGAAGGCAGCTGTTCGGCTTGCTGAGGATGCCGCGTTGTAGGCAAGGCTTCTCAGGGCCGCATCGCCTTGCTTGCTGAGTTTACGCAGGCCTTTGTAGGCGCCAGACTCCTTGGGCCTGGGGTCCAGCCCCGCGTAGGCCACCACTGCGTCCGAGGAGGCGAACGGGATGCGGGCGAAGGCCGTCACCAGTGCGGCCCCAGTCAGCTTTCCCACGCCGGTAATGCTGGTGATTAAGTTGAAGTCGTCGGTCAAGGCGGGTTCGGCAGCGATCTGATCGAGCATTTCGCGCTCAAGAGCATCTGCCAACTGCGCCAAGGCATCCAACGCTTGCTGGACCTGAGCTTGCGAGCCCACGTGTTTGTGCCGATCGCTGGACAGGCGCAGCCTCGTGCGCGTCGTGACCGCCACCTTGCGTAAGCGTTGGATCTGACTCAGGCGCTCGATGTGCTCCGGGCAAGGTTCGTAGCTATGCAACCGCTCGTGCTCGAGCGCCACGTAACGCGCAATCATGACAGCGTCGAGTCGGTCGGTCTTGCCCCGTTGAGCCTGCGACTTGGCGTAATGGTGCAAGGCCTTGGGGTTCAGCACATAGACGCGCAGTCCACGCTCATATGCCAGGTCGGCCAACAGGCGCTCGTAGCCACCGGTGGACTCCATGGCAAGAACGCTTCCGGACGGCAGCGTTTGCAACCATTTTTCCAAGCCAGTCGTTGAGTTTTTGACGGCTCGGGTCAACGGCTTGGCCGCCCCGTGCATCGCCACAACAACCTCGGATTTCCCCACATCCACACCAAAGAAAGATTGAGACGTTTGCATCTCTAGACTCCCTGCGATAGCGTTGTGTCTGCTGGGGAAGCCACGCCCGATTCGTTACCTTGCGATCAATCGGCGGTCACGGCCGCTAGATTCTTAATCGACGTATTTGGGCGGGGTGGGATATCTACCGACGTCAGTCCGCTGGTGACGGCTGATGGATGGGTGCGTCCCGATCCCCAGCACCCCCGAAGCAAGATCGGTAAGTGCTATGAAAACATACAAGGATGGGTGAAGCGCGCCGCACGCTGTGCAAGAACCCCGCCAACAATCGCGCGCAACCCATCGTGTGACGTACCCCACAACGTGCCGGCGCTATCTGAACAGGTACCTGGGTATCAGCCACACATACGCCACCATGCCGAACAGTTCCACCAATGACTGCGCCACGATCACCACCGCCGCCACCTCCCCGCCGGCAGGAAGCAACAGGGCCAGGGGCAGCACCACGAATGAATTTCGTGTGCCCATGCTGAATGCAAGCGTTCGCCCTTGTTCGACGGGCAGGCGTAGCCAGCGCGCAATGCCCTTGGCCAGCAAGGCGGCGGCCAGCAGGAACAGCACAAAGGCGGGCAGCGTCTGTTGCAGTTCGTCCATGGCGCGTGCGACGGTACCCACCTGCGCGCCCGCAATCAGGAACACCACCAGCGACAGCAGCGGCACCGGCCACCAGGCCATGGCGTCTTGCAGGCGTTGGGCTTTGGGATGCGCCGCGATCCACCGTTCCGCCAGCGCCGCGCCGGCCAGGGGCGCCAGCACGATCAATACGGCGGGGGCCAGCGTGGCCCAGTCCCATGAGCCCAGGCTTTGCGTGTCCGCCATCAGCCACAGGTACAACGGCAGCAGGATCAACTGCAACACCAGATTCAGCGGAGTGATGGCAATGGCGCGGGGCACGTCCCCCTTGCCCAGTTGGCTGAATGTGATGAACCAGTCGGTGCAAGGCACCAGCAGCACCAGCAGCACGCCCAGGCGCACGACCGGATCAAAGTCGAACGCCTCCACCAGCAACCAAGTCAGCAGTGGAAGCATCACGAAATTGCCCAGCAGCACCGCCAGCAAGAAGCGCCGATCGCGCAGGGCATGTCGCACATGCAGCAGCGGTACTTGCAGAAAGGTGGCGAACAGCAGCGTCGCCAGGGTGGGCCACAACAAGGTTTCCATGGTCGGGCCTGCCTGCGGCCATGCGGTGCCGGCGGCCAAACCCAAGCCGATGGCAAGCAGATAGGCCCAGACCTGATAGCGTTCCAGCGTCAGGCGGGTCATGACCAGCGCCTCGCCGTGGTGGTACGAACAGCTAAGCGTGGGCAAGGATGCCCCATCGCTCTGTGGCTCAGCCTTGCTCTGTCGCTCAAACTTGCCCTATCGCTCAAGCTTGCTCTGTGGCTCAAGCTTGCTCTATCCCACAAGCCTGCTGTGCCCATCATGCTTGCTCTATCACCCCTGCTTGGGAAAACCGCCACTGGCCCACTCCGATGCCCGCTGCACGCTCAGCTTGTACGTCGGCGCAACCTGGACTTGCGCCAGTTGTTCGCCGGATTCGTCGTAAGCGCTCAGCAACGCATACGGCTCGTAGTCGTCGGGCACGATGTCCAGCTTGATGGTCAGGCGGCCGGCGTCGGTGTCGATCTTCACGCTCTTGTGCAGCGTGGCATGCAATTGCTGCTCGTGGCGTCGCAAAACTTCGTTGGCGGTCTTGACCAAGGTGATGAACGCTGGCGAGTCCAGCGGCTTGGGGTTCTTTTTGTCACGGCCCATGGTCCAGGGGCCGACCAGGGCGGGTTCGGCTTGCCCGTCCAGGGTCATCTCGACGGCCCAGCCGTCGTCGTCTTCGTTCTTGATGATGCGTGCCGTCCAGCCGTCATCGCGCCACAGCCTGGCTTCCTGTTCCTTGCGGTCTTCGGACATGCCGGCGTCGTCGGGGGTGGAGGTGTCTGTCACTGCGGTACTGCTCCTGGATTGTTGTGCTTGAATATCGGCACTGTAGCCGAATGCCGGCCTTGTTTTCCGGCGCACAAGATCCCTGCCCGACATTTGACATGACCACGTAGGGGCGGGCTCGGGCAAGCCGCCCCGATACGCCCTAGATGCCTTGGCCGCCGGATATCTCGATCCGCTGAGCGTTGATCCACCGATTGTCCTGGGCAAGCAGGTTGGCAACCGCCGGCCCGATGTCGTCCGCCACGCCCACACGGCCCAGCGCCGTCATATCCGCGAAGAATTTGTTGAATTCCGCCGTGTCGCGCACCGCGCCGCCGAAGAAATCGGTCTCGATCGCGCCTGGCGCCACCACGTTGACGGCGATGTTGCGGCTGCCCAGTTCCTTGGCCAGGTAGACGGTCAGCACCTCGACCGCGCCCTTGACCGCCGCATAGACCGACCAACCAGGCGCCGAGATACGGGTCAAGGCCGTCGATAGATTCACGATGCGACCCCCATCCGCGACCACCGGCAGCAGCGCCTGCGTCAAAAAGAACACGCCTTTGAAGTGCACGTCGACCAATCGGTCGAACTGCGCCTCGGTCGTTTCGGCGATCAAGGCCACATCGCCGTGGCCGGCGTTATGGACGATGTGGTCGACCGTGTCGCGCTGCCAGGTGTCGCGCAGCGCCGTCTTCAGGCGTTGAACGAATGCGGGAAAGGCGGAGGTGTCGCCGACGTCCAATTGCAGGGCGACCGCCTTGCGGCCCATCTGTTCGATGTCGGCCACGACGGCCTGGGCATCCGCTTCGCGGCTTTGGTAGGTAAAGACAATATCGCCGCCTTTGCGGGCGATATTCAGGGCGGCGCTACGGCCCAGGCCACGGCTGCCGCCGGTGATGAAGGAAATTGTGCTCATGCTAAGGCTCCTAGGTGGTCGGGAATCAGGGTGTGATTTTGAAACGCCTGATCTCCGCGGCCTTTGCCTGAATCGTGAAGTCCTTGGCCTGTTCCTACAAAGGTGCCGTTTCGGCCGGGAAATGTCCGTTACGATCACAGCGAACGAAGATCACTGCGCCAGCGTATGAACGACCCCCTGCTCAGAGCTGTCCGACGTTACGTCGAAGCCAACGCCAACCCCGCCGGCGTGGCACCCACCCCCATTCCCGGTCTGACCGCCATTCGGTCCACCCAGCCCAGCGGGCTGGAATATGCCATCTCGCGGCCCCTGGCCTGCTTGGTGTTACAGGGCAGCAAACGGGTGTCCATGGGCACGAACACCGTCGACTTCAGCGCTGGCGATTCGTTGCTGATTACGGCGGATGTGCCGACTGTCAGCCAGATCACGGTCGCCAGCACCGACCAACCCTACCTTTCGCTGGTGTTGGATCTGGACATGGCGGTCATCGTGGAACTGGCCGTGGACATGAAGCTGCGCCCCGTGGCGCAGGACGCTCCGGTGCTCGCCGAGCCCACGGATGCCGAAGTCTCTGATGCGGCGCTGCGCTTGATGCGCCTGATTGATCGGCCCGACGCGTTGCCAGTGCTGCAAGCGCAAGGCTTGCGCGAACTGCATTACTGGCTGCTGGCGGGCCGGCATGGCGGCGCGATTCGTCAGCTTGGCGGGCCTGGCAAGCACGCCCAGCGCATTGCGCGTGCCATCACCCTGATTCGAGCCGACTTCGCCCGGCCGCTGCCGATGGAGCGGTTGGCGGCCGAGGCCGGCATGAGCCCGTCGTCGTTCTACCAGCATTTCCGCGCGGCGACGTCGCTGTCGCCGCTGCAATTCCTGAAGCAGTTGCGCTTGATCGAGGCCAGGCGGTTGATGGCCACGGGGGAATTGTCGGCCAGCAGCGCCGCGTTTTCAGTCGGCTATGAAAGCGTGCAGCAGTTCACCAGGGAGTACCGTCGCCTGTTCGGTTTGCCCCCGGGCAAGGCCTCGGAAGCGCTGCGGGCCCACATGTCGGAGGCGCAGGCGTAAGCTTGCGTGGCGTCATGCGCCGTGGCCTGGCGTAAAGTAAATAAAGTGTGTGAAGCGTGTGAAGTGTGTGAAGTATGGGACGTATGAAAAATATGGGACATATGGAGAGCACCATGGGCTTGGCATTCAAAGATCCGATGCATGACGAGTTCGGCACGTGGCCTGTTGCCTACATTCCGTACGGCGGTGCGGATATGGGCGAGATCCTTGCCGTTGGTCAGGCGGTGGGTGAGGGCGACGACAGCGCGTTTCATAAAGCCTGGATGGCAGCGGGCGACCGTTTGTTCGACGAAGCCGTTCAGACGCAAAACCGTGGCCTGCACGCCAGCGCAAGAGAGCTGTTCCTGCGCGCCAGCGTGTTTTATTCGGCGTCTTACCACCCGCTTTATGGCCCGCAGCGCGACCCGCGCCTGCTTGCGGCCTTTCGCAAGCAGACTGACGCGTTTGACAAGGGCTTGGCGCTATCCGACGTTCCCATTGCGCCCATCCGGATCCCCTTCGAAGGCACTTCCATGCCCGCGTACCTGATTCCGGCCGTCGGCCGGGAACAGGAAACGCGTCCCCTCGTCATCTTCACCAATGGGTACGACGGCACCGTCACGGATCTTTATTTTGCCTCTGCCGTGGCGGCATCGCGCCGTGGCTACCATAGCCTGATCTTCGACGGGCCGGGGCAGGGCGAAATGTTGGTTGAGCAGCGCATTTATCTGCGCCCGGACTGGGAAACCGTCATCGCGGCGGTGGTTGATGTGGCGCTGGGATTCAACATCGTCGACCCCAAACGCATGGTGCTCAGCGGCTGGAGCCTGGGCGGCTATCTTGCCCCGCGCGCCGCATCCCAAGAGCATCGCCTTGCCGCCTGCATCGCCGACCCCGGGTTGTGGGGCATGGCCGGGCCGTTCCGCGCGCTGGCCCTCAAGCTGGGCGCATCCCCCGACACGGTGACGGACCTGGGGAATCTTGACGACAAGACCCTGGCGCAATTCGAGCAGGTGATCGCGAACGACCCCGGTCTTAAGTGGAAGATTTACCAGCGCGGCTTCTGGACCCACGGGGTGGACAATCTACGCGATTTCCTGCGCAGCGCGGAACCCTTCACCATGGACGGGCGCGTCGGCGCCATCTCATGCCCGGTGCTGATGACGCATGCCGAACATGATGGCTTGTCCGCCGGCGCCCAGGCCTTCTTTGACCAGCTTCAAAGCCCCACAAAAACCCTGCTTCGGTTCAGCGCCGCCGAAGGCGCCGGCATGCATTGCGAAATGAGAAACCGGTCGCTGTTGAACCGCAGGGTTTTTGACTGGCTGGACCAGGTGCTTGGCCGCTAGCCGGAAGCTACGGCCAGCCCCGGCCAGCCCGGCCTGTCTCAGCCCGCCTTGCCCGGCACCGGCGTGTTCAGCAACTGCTGCTCCCACAGGTACGCGATGCCGCTGCCGCCCGCATGCTGCGTGATCACTTCGGTCAAGGCGGCCGCTTGTTCGGCGCGGGCCCAGTCGCGCTGCCATTCCGCCGCCACCGCCAACCAGGTCATCATGTTGGCGCCGGCCGCGATCATGCGCTGGATGGCCACCTGATGGGCTTCGACCGACACCGCGCCCGACGCATCGGTGACCACGGTGACGTCCCAGCCTTCGCCCAGGGCCTGGATGGTGGGCATGGCCACGCACACCTCGGTCCACAGGCCGGCGATGATCAATTGCTTGCGGCCCGTTGCCTTGACCGCGTCCACCACGCGCTGGTCCTGCCAGGTGTTGATGAGCGTGCGGTCAATGATCTCGTGCTTGGGAAACACCTCGGTGATCTGGGGGAAGAGAAGCCCGCCCCGTTCAGCGATCACGGTGGTCAGGATGGTAGGCACGCCGAAGGCGCGCGCGGCCTTTGCCAGACCCGCCGTGTTGTTGATCACCATCTGCGGTTCGTGGCTATTCACGTTTGCAAGCTGGTAGGGCTGGTGGTCGATCAGAACCAGTACCGAATCCTCGGGGCGAAGCAGGGAGTCAAGGCCGTTGCGAAAAGTCATTGATGCATCCTTATTGCTGTGGGGTCAGAGAGTGGCTCCAAGGCATCTGCGCCAGTGGCGGCGTTGCCCGGAACCCGTATTCTGTTGTTCCCGAATTCGATGCGGTAGTACCATTTTGCGCTGAGCTGTGTCGCGCAATGGGGAACGCAAAAGTGGATATTGAAGAACTACGTACCTTCGTGGAAGTCGCCGATGCGGGGGGGATTTCGCCTGCCGCGGCCAGGCTTGGCGTGTCGAAATCCATCGTCAGCCGTCGGCTTGCGCGGCTGGAATCAGAGCTGGGTGTGTTGTTGTTGGCGCGAACGACACGCGGGGCGGCGTTAACCGAAGCCGGGGCCGCGTTCCGCAACCATGCCGCGCGCGTCTGCACCGAGATTGACGTGGCCCGCGAAGCGGTCCTGCCGGCCGGCGAGCTTCGTGGCCGCCTGCGCGTTGCCGCGCCGCTGTCTTTCGGCGGGGCCCACTTCGCGCCCATTCTTGCCGAGATGGCGCGACGCCATCCCCAACTGCATATCCAGACCTGCTATAGCGACCGCTTCGTGGACCTCATCGCGGAAGGCTATGACTGCGCGATACGGGTGGGCTATCTGCAGGACTCGAATCTGGTCGCGCGACGTATCGGCCCGGTCCTGGGAAAGCTCGTGGCCAGCCCGGATTACGTCCAGGCGCATGGGGCGCCCGAGACGCCGGAAGAACTGGTCGCTGATCACCAGGCCCTGATGCAAGGCACCGAAACCTGGCAGCTCAAGGATGGTGACAAGATCATCACGGTTCGTCCGCAAGGGCGCTTCAAGGCGGACAACGGCACGGCCTTGCTTGCCGCGGCGGTGGCAGGGCTGGGCATCGGGTATCTGCCCGACTGGCTCACCCACGAACACCTGGCTTCCGGCGCGCTTGTGCCGGTGATGACTCGGTATCCGCCGCCGCCGGCAGGCGCTTATGTCGTCAGGCCGCCCGGTCAGCATCCCGCCAGAAAGATACGGGTGCTGACCGAACTCTTGATTGAATATTGCGACCAGGCCGAGCACCCGGTGTAGGGGGCGCCCGGCCTTGCGCTTAACGGGCAATGCTGCGCGCGGCGGCGTCGATTGAGTCGGCCACGGCTTTGGGCTGCGTGAAAAACGACACGTGGCTTCCCACGACCTCGGACCACGTGGCGCCGATCTTGTTGGCCGTATAACGCAGCAGCTTCGGGTCGATCGCCTTGTCCTGCGTGGCGATGATGGCCCAGCTTGGCTTGGTTTTCCAGGCGGCGTGGCTCACCTTGGCGTTGAAGATCTCCATGTTGATCGGCACTTGCGAATCGCGCAGAAAGGCGGCGTCGGCGTTGGTCGTGCCGCCAGCGAAACCGGCCTTGAACTTTTCAAGGTTGACGAAACCGTAGCCATCTTTTTGCGTATCGATCACGAATTCGGGCGGGGGCGGGATGTCCTTGAACTGCGATCCCGTGGTCTCGCCGACGTCGGGCGCCAGCGCGGAAACATAGACCAGGCCCGCAACCTTGGGGTCCACGCCGGCTTCCGTGATCACCGTTCCGCCGTAAGAGTGGCCGACCAGCAGCGTCGGGCCGTCCTGGCGATCCAGCACGCGCTTGGTGGCGGCAACATCATCGGCCAAGGACGTCAGCGGGTTCTGCACCACGGTGACGCGGTAGCCGCGACCGGTCAGTTCGTTGTAGACGCCGCGCCATCCCGAACCGTCCGCAAACGCGCCGTGGACCAGTACTACGTTGCGCACGACTTGCTGGGGGGATATGGGCTCGGCCGCGTGGGTGAGGCTGGCCGCTGCAATACCTACGATGGCGGTCGTGGCGGCGAGGAGGGCTTTGATCTTCATGGCGAGGTCCTTTGTGTTGTGTGATAAGAATTATCGCGATAGTTAAGTGCGACGAACGAATGCTAGGGCTCGCTTTTAGTGCTGTCAAGCGATAAATATTAGCGCGATATGTATTCTCGCGGCATGTTATTCTTCACGCACCCTGGAGCGAAGCAATGACCCCCGAAAAAGACACGTCCCCGCCGCCGCTGGATGGCCAGCTTTGCTACGCCGTGTACTCGGCCGGCATTGCCATCCAGCGGATCTACAAGCCCTTGCTGGACAAGATGGGGCTGACCTATCCGCAGTACCTGGTGTTGAATGTGCTTTGGCGGGAAGACAGCCAGACCGTCAGCGGCATCGCGGAAAAATTGGCCTTGGAGCCCAGCACGCTGACGCCGCTTCTGAAGCGGCTGGAAGTGGCCGGCTTTCTTGGCCGCCTGCGCAACCCGGACAATGAGCGTCAAGTAGTGGTGGCACTGACCGAGCGCGGCCGTCAGCTTCAAAATACGTCGGGCTGTCTGGGCGAATCCTTGCTGGCCGCGTCCGGCCAATCGCCTGCCGAACTCGCCGAGCTGAATACGCAGATTCGGCAACTGCGTGACGCGATCTACACGCATCTGGATGGCTGGACGCCGCCTGCGTAGCGGTTCGCCGGATTGTTAATCCAGGCTGAACACCGTGCTAAGCATCGTGCATCTAGTGCGCGAAGCGCAGGCTACCTACCATGGTCCTACCTGCCATTCACAAGGTTCGACCATGCAACGACGCGACATCCTGCGCCAGGGCGCCGCCCTGGCCGCCACCCTGGCCGCAACCCCTTTTCTTCGCTCCGCCTACGCGCAGTCTGCCGCATCGCACTGGACCACGGCGGCCGCGCCTTCACTGGCCCGCCAGGAACTCTATCCCGAAGTGCTTGACGGCCGCATCTACGTCGCTGGCGGATTGTTGACGCCCAACACCGGCTATTCCGCGCACTTCGAATCCTATGACCCGGCAACAGACAAGTGGACGCGGCTGGCGACCTTGCCCGAAGCGCGCCACCACATCGCGCTTGCCGCTGCGGGCGGCCTGATCTACGGCGCGGGCGGCTTCAGCGGCGGGTTTCCGAACTGGCGCGCCCAGGCCTCGACCTATATCTACGACCCCCGCGGCAATCGTTGGCGTGACGGCGTTGCCATTCCTTATCCCTCGGCCGAAGGCGTATTCGCGGCCATCGCAGACCGGCTGTATTTGGTGGGCGGACGCATCCGTGCCCACGATGACGCGCGCCATTTCAACGACCACGTGGATACCGCGCAAGCCTTGATGTTCG harbors:
- a CDS encoding Kelch repeat-containing protein, with the translated sequence MQRRDILRQGAALAATLAATPFLRSAYAQSAASHWTTAAAPSLARQELYPEVLDGRIYVAGGLLTPNTGYSAHFESYDPATDKWTRLATLPEARHHIALAAAGGLIYGAGGFSGGFPNWRAQASTYIYDPRGNRWRDGVAIPYPSAEGVFAAIADRLYLVGGRIRAHDDARHFNDHVDTAQALMFDPATGRWSAIADAPTARNSAAAAVIDGRLFVVGGRQAHKQADGSLRQVNVPRLEVYDPKTDRWSVRAPMPQAQGGLAAATYDGRLYVFGGEQWVPEQKVFDNAWVYDPASDRWSVLPPLPTPRHGLGAATLGNRIHVIGGGTRVGGDHASAVHEVLVLPEA
- a CDS encoding alpha/beta hydrolase gives rise to the protein MKIKALLAATTAIVGIAAASLTHAAEPISPQQVVRNVVLVHGAFADGSGWRGVYNELTGRGYRVTVVQNPLTSLADDVAATKRVLDRQDGPTLLVGHSYGGTVITEAGVDPKVAGLVYVSALAPDVGETTGSQFKDIPPPPEFVIDTQKDGYGFVNLEKFKAGFAGGTTNADAAFLRDSQVPINMEIFNAKVSHAAWKTKPSWAIIATQDKAIDPKLLRYTANKIGATWSEVVGSHVSFFTQPKAVADSIDAAARSIAR
- a CDS encoding LysR family transcriptional regulator — its product is MDIEELRTFVEVADAGGISPAAARLGVSKSIVSRRLARLESELGVLLLARTTRGAALTEAGAAFRNHAARVCTEIDVAREAVLPAGELRGRLRVAAPLSFGGAHFAPILAEMARRHPQLHIQTCYSDRFVDLIAEGYDCAIRVGYLQDSNLVARRIGPVLGKLVASPDYVQAHGAPETPEELVADHQALMQGTETWQLKDGDKIITVRPQGRFKADNGTALLAAAVAGLGIGYLPDWLTHEHLASGALVPVMTRYPPPPAGAYVVRPPGQHPARKIRVLTELLIEYCDQAEHPV
- a CDS encoding MarR family winged helix-turn-helix transcriptional regulator, encoding MTPEKDTSPPPLDGQLCYAVYSAGIAIQRIYKPLLDKMGLTYPQYLVLNVLWREDSQTVSGIAEKLALEPSTLTPLLKRLEVAGFLGRLRNPDNERQVVVALTERGRQLQNTSGCLGESLLAASGQSPAELAELNTQIRQLRDAIYTHLDGWTPPA